A section of the Metabacillus endolithicus genome encodes:
- the buk gene encoding butyrate kinase, which yields MELKEYRILVINPGSTSTKIGVFDNERSIFEKTLRHDSEKLNTYPHIIDQYDFRKQTILETLDQEGINISKLSAVCGRGGLLRPIEGGTYTVNDQMIEDLRKGFAGQHASNLGGIIAFEIADALNIPAFIVDPVVVDEMEEIAKISGVPSIQRRSIFHALNQKAVARRVASDLNKRYEELNLIVTHMGGGITVGVHRNGRVIDVNNGLHGDGPFSPERAGTVPAGDLVSMCYSGEYFREEMMKKLVGQGGLVGYLGTNDAIKVEKMVESGDQKAALIYSAMAYQIAKEIGSASAVLKGKVDAIVLTGGLAYGKKFVKEISSYIDWIADVLVFPGENELQALAEGALRVLRNEEEAKHYPNEKMVSKVF from the coding sequence TTGGAATTAAAAGAATATCGAATCCTTGTCATTAATCCGGGATCTACTTCAACAAAGATTGGTGTTTTTGATAATGAAAGATCGATCTTTGAAAAAACATTAAGACATGATTCTGAAAAACTGAATACCTATCCTCACATTATTGATCAGTATGATTTTCGAAAACAAACGATATTAGAAACGCTAGATCAAGAAGGAATAAACATATCAAAATTAAGTGCTGTTTGTGGTCGAGGAGGTTTACTTCGTCCAATTGAAGGTGGTACCTATACAGTTAATGATCAAATGATTGAAGACTTGCGGAAAGGATTTGCTGGTCAACATGCGTCTAATTTAGGCGGTATTATTGCATTTGAAATTGCAGATGCCTTAAATATCCCTGCGTTTATTGTTGACCCTGTTGTTGTAGATGAAATGGAAGAGATTGCGAAAATCTCAGGTGTTCCTTCTATTCAACGAAGAAGTATCTTTCATGCCTTAAATCAAAAAGCTGTCGCAAGAAGAGTGGCATCGGATTTAAATAAACGATATGAAGAACTGAATTTAATCGTTACCCATATGGGTGGTGGAATCACAGTTGGTGTTCATCGTAACGGACGTGTAATCGATGTGAACAACGGCCTGCATGGTGACGGACCTTTTAGTCCCGAACGAGCTGGGACAGTTCCAGCAGGAGACCTTGTAAGTATGTGTTATTCAGGTGAATACTTCCGTGAAGAAATGATGAAAAAACTAGTAGGTCAAGGTGGCCTTGTTGGATACCTTGGAACGAATGATGCTATTAAAGTTGAAAAAATGGTGGAGTCAGGAGATCAAAAAGCTGCCCTTATTTATTCAGCTATGGCCTATCAAATTGCGAAAGAAATTGGTTCGGCAAGTGCTGTTTTAAAAGGGAAAGTTGATGCGATTGTGTTAACAGGCGGACTTGCATATGGCAAAAAGTTTGTAAAAGAGATTTCTTCCTACATTGATTGGATTGCAGATGTTTTAGTTTTTCCAGGTGAAAATGAACTTCAGGCATTAGCAGAAGGTGCTTTGCGGGTACTGAGAAATGAAGAAGAGGCAAAACATTATCCGAATGAAAAGATGGTTTCAAAGGTCTTTTAG
- the lpdA gene encoding dihydrolipoyl dehydrogenase has product MATEYDLVILGGGTGGYVAAIRASQLGLKTAVVEKSKLGGTCLHKGCIPSKALLRSAEVYATTKKAEEYGVETSGVNLNFLRVQDRKQSIVNQLYTGVQQLMKKGKIDVYEGIARILGPSIFSPMPGTISVEMNNGEENEMLIPKNVIIATGSRPRSLQGLEIDGNVVLSSDEALELTELPKSILIVGGGVIGIEWASMLSDFGVEVTVLEYSDRILPTEDKEVAKEMNKLMTNKGITIVTSAKVLPETVSKDNKGISVKADHNGEMKEFTAEKMLVSVGRLPNVEGIGIENTDIQLEKGYINTNDFYQTKESHIYAIGDVIGGLQLAHVASHEGIIAVEHIAGKEPIPMDETLISKCIYSSPEIASVGYTEDEAKEKGFKVKVGKFPFKAIGKALVYGETDGFVKLVADSESDDLLGVHMIGPHVTDMISEAGLAKVLDATPWEISHTIHPHPTLSEAIGEAALAVYGKAIHL; this is encoded by the coding sequence ATGGCGACGGAATATGATTTGGTTATTCTCGGCGGAGGTACAGGAGGCTATGTAGCGGCAATTCGTGCTTCTCAGCTCGGTCTTAAAACAGCAGTTGTTGAAAAAAGCAAGCTAGGAGGAACCTGTCTTCATAAAGGGTGTATCCCTAGCAAAGCTTTATTGAGAAGTGCTGAAGTATATGCAACGACAAAAAAAGCTGAAGAATACGGTGTTGAAACTTCCGGCGTGAATTTGAATTTCTTAAGAGTTCAAGATCGTAAGCAATCGATAGTAAATCAATTATATACTGGTGTTCAGCAGTTAATGAAAAAAGGAAAGATAGATGTTTATGAAGGAATTGCTCGTATTTTAGGTCCTTCCATTTTTTCACCGATGCCGGGTACCATCTCTGTTGAAATGAACAATGGGGAAGAAAATGAAATGCTAATACCCAAAAATGTAATTATCGCAACTGGCTCAAGACCACGTAGTCTGCAAGGTTTAGAAATTGATGGAAATGTTGTGCTAAGTTCTGATGAAGCACTTGAATTAACGGAACTACCAAAATCAATCCTGATCGTCGGTGGTGGTGTGATTGGAATTGAATGGGCATCCATGTTATCAGATTTTGGTGTTGAGGTAACAGTACTGGAATATTCAGATCGAATTCTCCCAACAGAAGATAAAGAGGTTGCAAAAGAAATGAATAAGCTAATGACAAATAAAGGCATTACAATTGTCACTAGTGCCAAGGTTTTACCGGAAACAGTAAGTAAAGACAACAAAGGTATTTCCGTAAAAGCTGATCATAACGGGGAAATGAAAGAATTTACAGCCGAAAAAATGCTAGTATCAGTTGGAAGATTACCAAATGTTGAAGGAATTGGAATAGAAAATACAGATATTCAGCTAGAAAAAGGTTATATCAATACCAATGATTTTTATCAAACGAAAGAGTCTCATATTTATGCAATTGGTGATGTGATCGGGGGGTTACAGCTTGCTCATGTTGCCTCACATGAGGGCATCATAGCCGTTGAACATATAGCAGGAAAAGAACCGATCCCAATGGATGAGACCCTTATTTCAAAATGTATATATAGTTCTCCTGAAATTGCTAGTGTTGGCTATACAGAGGACGAGGCAAAAGAAAAAGGTTTTAAAGTAAAGGTAGGGAAATTTCCTTTTAAAGCGATAGGAAAAGCTCTTGTTTACGGAGAAACAGATGGATTTGTTAAGCTGGTCGCTGATTCAGAGTCAGATGATTTATTGGGTGTTCATATGATTGGACCTCATGTCACAGATATGATTTCCGAAGCGGGCCTTGCAAAAGTATTAGATGCAACCCCATGGGAGATTTCACACACGATTCATCCACATCCAACCTTATCTGAAGCGATCGGTGAAGCAGCTCTAGCGGTTTATGGAAAAGCGATCCACTTATAA
- a CDS encoding thiamine pyrophosphate-dependent dehydrogenase E1 component subunit alpha, with protein MTENRHLSLNLTDEDVLNMYETMLLARKIDERMWLLNRSGKIPFVISCQGQEAAQVGAAYALDRNKDYVLPYYRDMGVVLAFGMTTKELMLSAFAKAEDPNSGGRQMPGHFGQKKNRIVTGSSPVTTQVPHAVGVALAGRMQKKDLVTFVTFGEGSSNQGDFHEGANFAAVHKLPVIFMCENNKYAISVPYEKQVACEKISDRAIGYGMPGETVDGNDPLEVYRAVKEAADRGRRGEGPTLIETISYRLTPHSSDDDDRSYREQDEVAEAKKNDPILKFAQYLKELTILTDEKEKQIIENIMNLVNEATEYAEAAPYADPEHALKYVYAE; from the coding sequence ATGACAGAAAACCGTCATCTCTCATTAAACCTGACGGATGAAGATGTGTTAAATATGTATGAAACGATGTTATTAGCAAGGAAAATTGATGAACGAATGTGGCTATTAAACCGTTCAGGTAAAATACCATTTGTCATTTCTTGCCAAGGACAGGAAGCAGCTCAAGTTGGTGCTGCCTATGCATTAGATCGTAACAAAGACTATGTACTTCCTTACTACCGTGATATGGGTGTTGTTTTAGCCTTTGGTATGACAACAAAAGAACTTATGCTTTCTGCATTTGCCAAAGCTGAGGATCCTAATTCAGGTGGTCGACAAATGCCTGGACATTTTGGTCAAAAGAAAAACCGAATTGTAACAGGATCTTCACCAGTTACCACACAAGTGCCACATGCAGTAGGGGTTGCTTTAGCTGGTAGAATGCAAAAGAAAGATCTTGTAACATTTGTTACGTTTGGGGAAGGCTCTTCAAATCAGGGAGATTTTCATGAAGGAGCCAATTTTGCTGCAGTTCATAAACTTCCTGTTATTTTCATGTGTGAAAATAATAAATATGCTATTTCAGTTCCCTATGAAAAGCAAGTTGCATGTGAGAAAATTTCAGATCGAGCCATAGGTTATGGAATGCCTGGCGAAACTGTTGATGGAAATGATCCACTTGAAGTATATCGAGCTGTAAAAGAAGCTGCAGACCGCGGTCGTCGCGGAGAAGGTCCTACTTTAATTGAAACAATTTCCTATCGCTTAACACCACACTCTAGTGATGATGATGATCGTAGCTATCGTGAGCAAGATGAAGTGGCTGAAGCAAAGAAAAATGATCCTATCTTAAAGTTTGCTCAATACTTAAAAGAATTAACTATTTTAACCGATGAGAAAGAAAAACAAATCATCGAAAACATTATGAATCTTGTGAACGAAGCAACTGAATACGCTGAAGCGGCTCCATATGCGGATCCAGAACATGCGTTAAAGTATGTATACGCAGAGTAA
- a CDS encoding DUF2627 domain-containing protein: MSRIIALIIMVIPGMLAAYGIKLMRDMTFGILQPPIPFLALQFIIGLILFLGGLAFVAGFIFYRDRKRNKVQKRFSKSK, encoded by the coding sequence ATGTCGAGGATAATTGCATTAATCATTATGGTCATCCCAGGTATGTTAGCTGCCTATGGAATTAAGCTTATGAGAGATATGACATTTGGTATCCTACAACCTCCTATTCCTTTCTTGGCTCTACAATTTATCATCGGCTTAATTCTATTTTTAGGTGGACTAGCCTTTGTAGCAGGATTTATTTTTTATCGAGATCGTAAACGAAATAAAGTACAAAAACGGTTCAGTAAAAGTAAATAG
- the yqiS gene encoding phosphate butyryltransferase, with protein sequence MNLESLLNEAVNKKGQTVAVASAEDEEVIEAVVQATRRGLAQFQLFGNRDEIDYLLNQKNVKKEHVHIFHARTKEQAAELAVRAVHQNEATVLMKGNISSSTLLKAVLNKEYGLRTGTILSHVALFDIPGYKNPIIVTDAAMNIAPDLHQKEQIIVNSVQVAQSIGIKLPKVAAIAAIEGINPSMQATLDAASLTMMNKRGQIKDCIIDGPLALDNAISLSAAEHKGITSEVAGQADILFVPTIEVGNVLYKSLIYFAKARVGAVIAGAKAPIVLTSRSDSSESKLYSLALALCSTGK encoded by the coding sequence ATGAATTTGGAAAGCCTTCTAAATGAAGCAGTGAATAAGAAGGGGCAAACTGTCGCAGTTGCTTCAGCAGAAGATGAAGAAGTAATAGAAGCTGTAGTGCAAGCTACTCGTAGAGGTCTTGCACAATTTCAATTATTCGGTAATCGAGATGAAATTGACTATTTACTGAATCAAAAGAATGTAAAAAAAGAACATGTACACATTTTTCATGCTAGAACAAAGGAGCAAGCAGCAGAACTAGCTGTTAGAGCGGTTCACCAAAATGAAGCAACCGTATTAATGAAAGGGAATATCTCAAGCTCTACTCTTTTAAAGGCTGTCTTAAATAAGGAGTATGGATTAAGAACGGGAACGATTTTATCCCATGTAGCTTTGTTTGATATTCCGGGTTATAAAAACCCAATTATTGTGACTGATGCTGCAATGAATATTGCTCCTGATTTACATCAGAAAGAGCAAATTATTGTTAATTCTGTTCAGGTTGCTCAATCAATTGGTATAAAACTACCTAAAGTAGCAGCAATTGCTGCTATTGAAGGGATAAATCCTTCTATGCAAGCAACGCTAGATGCAGCTTCACTAACGATGATGAATAAAAGAGGGCAAATAAAAGATTGTATCATTGATGGACCGTTAGCGCTTGATAATGCAATCTCTCTATCGGCTGCAGAACATAAAGGAATTACAAGTGAGGTGGCCGGTCAGGCTGATATCTTATTTGTCCCGACAATTGAAGTAGGGAATGTTCTTTATAAATCCTTAATTTATTTTGCAAAGGCCAGGGTTGGGGCAGTGATTGCTGGAGCAAAAGCACCAATTGTTTTAACAAGTCGATCGGATTCTTCAGAAAGCAAACTCTATTCATTGGCGTTAGCTTTATGTTCAACAGGAAAGTAA
- a CDS encoding dihydrolipoamide acetyltransferase family protein, producing the protein MAIEQIKMPQLGESVTEGTISKWLVAVGDTVNKYDPLAEVMTDKVNAEVPSSFTGVIRELIAEEGDTLAVGEVICTIEVSGIEHKGESKEATQNNKESVSEHNVSMNDQSNKKRYSPAVLRIAQEHDINLELINGTGAGGRITRKDLLKLIESGSIPSGQQDEKKSVEETHANNISQSRSKQTQPLPPSAPGDIEIPVSGVRKAIAANMVRSKHEAPHAWMMMEMDVTNLVQYRNAVKDEFKKNEGFNLTFFAFFVKAVAQALKEFPQINSMWAGDKIIQKKEINISIAVATEDSLYVPVIKNADEKTIKGIAREITDLAYKVRSGKLTSADMQGGTFTVNNTGSFGSVQSMGIINFPQAAIVQVESIVKRPVIIDGMIAVRDIVNLCMSLDHRVLDGLICGRFLSRVKEILETTSKETTSIY; encoded by the coding sequence GTGGCAATTGAACAAATTAAAATGCCTCAACTAGGTGAAAGCGTCACAGAGGGTACCATTAGCAAGTGGCTTGTGGCTGTTGGAGATACAGTGAACAAATATGATCCCCTTGCTGAAGTAATGACAGATAAAGTAAATGCAGAAGTACCGTCTTCTTTTACAGGTGTTATACGTGAGCTTATTGCAGAAGAGGGAGACACTTTAGCGGTTGGTGAAGTGATTTGCACAATAGAGGTCAGTGGGATAGAACATAAAGGTGAAAGTAAAGAGGCAACTCAGAATAATAAGGAATCTGTTTCAGAACATAACGTTAGCATGAATGATCAATCGAATAAAAAACGCTACTCACCTGCAGTTCTAAGAATTGCCCAAGAACATGATATAAACTTAGAGCTAATAAATGGAACGGGTGCGGGTGGAAGAATTACGAGAAAAGACCTATTAAAGCTAATAGAAAGTGGGTCAATTCCTTCTGGTCAGCAAGATGAGAAAAAGTCGGTTGAGGAAACCCATGCAAATAATATTTCACAATCACGATCCAAACAAACTCAGCCTCTACCTCCGAGTGCTCCGGGAGATATTGAAATCCCAGTATCAGGAGTTAGAAAAGCAATTGCTGCAAACATGGTTCGCAGCAAACATGAAGCTCCTCATGCATGGATGATGATGGAAATGGATGTTACAAATTTAGTTCAATACCGTAATGCAGTAAAAGATGAATTTAAGAAAAATGAAGGCTTTAACTTAACTTTCTTTGCCTTTTTTGTAAAAGCGGTAGCTCAAGCGCTAAAAGAATTTCCTCAAATTAATTCAATGTGGGCGGGAGATAAAATTATCCAAAAAAAGGAGATTAATATTTCTATAGCTGTTGCAACAGAGGATTCACTTTACGTACCGGTTATTAAAAATGCAGATGAGAAAACAATCAAGGGAATTGCAAGAGAGATTACAGATCTTGCATATAAAGTTCGAAGCGGAAAATTAACCTCAGCTGATATGCAGGGTGGAACATTTACGGTAAATAACACTGGTTCTTTCGGATCTGTACAGTCAATGGGGATAATTAATTTTCCACAAGCAGCAATTGTTCAAGTTGAATCTATTGTTAAGAGACCTGTCATTATTGATGGCATGATAGCTGTCAGAGATATAGTTAATTTATGTATGTCTCTAGATCACAGAGTGCTTGATGGATTAATTTGCGGTCGATTTTTATCACGGGTTAAAGAAATTCTTGAAACCACGTCAAAAGAAACTACTTCTATTTATTAA
- a CDS encoding alpha-ketoacid dehydrogenase subunit beta, whose protein sequence is MAIISYIDAITMAMREEMERDEKVFVLGEDVGLKGGVFKATAGLYEKFGEERVIDTPLAESAIAGVGIGAAMYGMRPIAEMQFADFIMPAVNQIISEAAKIRYRSNNDWTCPITIRAPFGGGVHGALYHSQSVEAVFANQPGLKIVIPSTPYDAKGLLKAAIRDEDPVLFFEHKRAYRLIKGEVPADDYVLPIGKADVKREGEDVTVITYGLCVHFALQAAERLANDGISVHVLDLRTIYPLDKEAIIEAASKTGKVLLVTEDNKEGSIIGEVSAIIAENCLFDLDAPIKRLAGPDVPAMPYAPTMEKFFMVNPDKVEAAIRELAEF, encoded by the coding sequence ATGGCGATTATTTCTTATATAGATGCCATTACAATGGCGATGCGTGAAGAAATGGAGCGCGATGAAAAAGTTTTTGTGTTAGGAGAAGATGTTGGTTTAAAAGGTGGAGTTTTTAAAGCAACAGCTGGATTATACGAAAAGTTCGGTGAAGAAAGAGTCATAGACACTCCTCTGGCCGAGTCGGCAATTGCCGGTGTAGGAATTGGTGCAGCAATGTATGGAATGAGACCGATTGCTGAAATGCAGTTTGCAGATTTTATTATGCCTGCAGTGAATCAAATTATTTCAGAAGCAGCAAAAATTCGTTATCGCTCTAACAATGATTGGACTTGTCCTATAACGATAAGAGCGCCCTTTGGTGGAGGAGTGCATGGCGCATTGTATCACTCGCAATCAGTGGAGGCGGTTTTTGCTAACCAACCAGGTTTGAAAATTGTCATTCCATCAACTCCTTATGATGCGAAAGGATTGTTAAAGGCTGCTATTCGTGATGAAGATCCAGTGCTATTTTTTGAACATAAACGTGCTTATCGTTTAATCAAAGGCGAAGTTCCAGCAGATGATTATGTGTTGCCAATCGGAAAAGCTGATGTAAAGCGTGAAGGAGAAGATGTAACGGTTATTACTTATGGCCTCTGTGTTCATTTCGCTTTGCAAGCTGCCGAACGTTTGGCTAATGATGGTATTTCGGTACACGTTCTTGATTTAAGAACAATATATCCTTTAGACAAAGAAGCAATCATTGAGGCTGCTTCAAAAACAGGAAAGGTTCTTCTGGTGACGGAGGATAATAAAGAAGGAAGTATTATCGGAGAAGTGTCAGCTATTATTGCTGAAAATTGCTTATTTGATTTAGATGCACCAATTAAACGTTTAGCTGGACCAGATGTTCCAGCAATGCCTTATGCCCCAACGATGGAAAAATTCTTTATGGTTAATCCTGATAAAGTAGAGGCAGCGATACGTGAGCTTGCTGAATTTTAA
- the bcd gene encoding Leu/Phe/Val dehydrogenase, whose translation MEIFKYMEQYDYEQLVFCQDKQSGLKAIIAIHDTTLGPALGGTRMWTYNSEEEAIEDALRLARGMTYKNAAAGLNLGGGKTVIIGDPRKDKNEEMFRAFGRYIQGLNGRYITAEDVGTTVADMDLIHEETDYVTGISPAFGSSGNPSPVTAYGVYRGMKAAAKEAFGSDSLEGKVVAVQGVGNVAYNLCKHLHEEGAKLIVTDINKDAVRRAVEDFNAKAVEPNEIYGVECDIYAPCALGATINDVTIPQLKAKVIAGAANNQLKDTQHGDIIHEMGIVYAPDYVINAGGVINVADELYGYNSERALKKVETIYNNISRVIEIAKRDGIPTYLAADRLAEERIERMRNSRSQFLQNGHHILSRR comes from the coding sequence ATGGAAATCTTTAAATATATGGAGCAGTACGATTATGAGCAATTGGTATTTTGTCAGGATAAACAATCAGGATTAAAGGCGATTATTGCCATTCATGACACAACGTTAGGACCTGCGCTAGGTGGGACACGCATGTGGACATATAATTCTGAAGAAGAAGCGATAGAAGATGCTCTTCGCTTAGCGAGGGGAATGACTTATAAAAATGCTGCTGCTGGATTAAATCTTGGTGGAGGAAAAACAGTAATCATTGGAGATCCTCGAAAAGATAAAAATGAAGAGATGTTTCGGGCATTTGGTCGCTACATCCAAGGGTTGAACGGTCGCTACATTACAGCGGAGGATGTTGGTACAACGGTTGCAGATATGGACTTAATTCATGAAGAAACGGATTATGTGACTGGGATTTCACCTGCTTTTGGATCATCGGGAAATCCATCACCTGTTACGGCTTATGGAGTTTATCGTGGCATGAAAGCTGCAGCAAAAGAGGCATTTGGTTCTGATTCGCTTGAAGGAAAGGTCGTTGCGGTTCAAGGAGTAGGAAATGTTGCGTATAATCTTTGCAAGCATTTGCATGAAGAGGGTGCAAAACTAATTGTTACAGATATTAACAAAGATGCCGTACGTCGTGCAGTTGAAGATTTTAATGCAAAAGCAGTAGAGCCGAATGAAATATACGGAGTAGAGTGTGATATCTATGCTCCTTGTGCTTTGGGAGCAACAATTAATGATGTAACAATTCCGCAGTTAAAAGCTAAGGTTATTGCTGGAGCGGCAAATAATCAGTTAAAAGATACGCAACACGGTGACATTATTCATGAAATGGGTATTGTTTATGCACCGGATTATGTCATTAACGCAGGTGGCGTAATTAATGTAGCTGATGAACTTTATGGATACAACAGTGAAAGAGCATTGAAAAAAGTTGAAACGATTTATAATAATATTTCACGGGTCATTGAAATTGCAAAGCGCGACGGAATCCCTACTTATCTTGCAGCAGACCGCTTAGCAGAGGAAAGAATTGAACGAATGAGAAATTCTCGTAGTCAATTTTTGCAAAATGGACATCATATTTTAAGTCGTAGATGA